Proteins encoded together in one Triticum dicoccoides isolate Atlit2015 ecotype Zavitan chromosome 7B, WEW_v2.0, whole genome shotgun sequence window:
- the LOC119337443 gene encoding BTB/POZ and MATH domain-containing protein 2-like, translating into MLRCCFGASPTKADRTASGNCNLSAAAGGAILIDAEDWSYSYTLNIAGYSRTKELLETGKCARSTPFIVGGHVWAVRYYPNGYKDAADFASIFLVLVDSTGAKDVKAKCTFSVLDKAGVPVPSFTRTYTSACTFTGKGSSWGYPEFINKADFEGSPHLIDDCFTIRCDVTVLKEIRTEEITKCSKQFVVVPRSNLCQQLAGLLNSMDGADVTFHVGEEKFLAHRSVLAARSSVFKAELLGSMMENAGDPVEIKDMESDVFKSLLHFIYTDDSPSEMACEDAVMAGHLLVAADRYDVERLKLICEEKLCKHIDSNTVATSLALAEQHSCPGLKEACFEFLASPSNFEAMVASDGYEHLKSSCPSILKELIARFLPAELKAAKDIIVKF; encoded by the coding sequence ATGCTGCGCTGCTGCTTCGGCGCGTCGCCAACAAAAGCAGATCGTACTGCCTCAGGGAACTGCAATCTTTCTGCTGCTGCCGGTGGTGCTATCCTAATCGACGCCGAGGATTGGTCATACTCATACACGCTCAACATAGCCGGATACTCAAGAACCAAGGAGCTGCTCGAGACCGGCAAGTGCGCAAGATCTACGCCTTTCATTGTTGGAGGCCATGTTTGGGCCGTGCGTTATTACCCAAACGGTTACAAGGATGCTGCTGATTTCGCGTCTATTTTCCTAGTTCTTGTTGATTCTACGGGTGCCAAGGATGTGAAGGCGAAATGCACCTTCAGTGTGCTCGACAAGGCCGGGGTGCCAGTGCCTTCTTTCACCCGTACCTACACCTCCGCATGTACCTTCACAGGAAAAGGTTCCAGCTGGGGCTACCCCGAATTTATCAACAAGGCTGATTTCGAGGGATCGCCGCATCTCATAGACGATTGTTTCACCATCAGATGCGATGTCACCGTCTTGAAAGAGATCCGTACCGAGGAAATTACAAAGTGTAGTAAACAGTTTGTCGTGGTTCCTCGGAGCAACCTGTGCCAGCAACTCGCCGGCCTCCTAAACAGCATGGATGGTGCAGACGTCACCTTCCACGTTGGCGAGGAGAAGTTTTTAGCCCATAGGTCCGTGCTCGCTGCTCGGTCCTCCGTCTTCAAGGCGGagctcttgggctccatgatggagAATGCCGGCGATCCGGTTGAGATCAAGGATATGGAGAGCGACGTGTTCAAATCATTGCTGCATTTCATATACACGGACGACTCACCGTCTGAGATGGCATGTGAAGACGCGGTGATGGCTGGCCATTTACTCGTCGCGGCTGACAGGTATGATGTCGAGAGGCTGAAACTGATATGCGAGGAGAAGTTGTGCAAACACATTGACTCCAACACCGTGGCGACTAGCTTAGCTTTAGCTGAACAACATAGTTGCCCTGGACTAAAGGAAGCTTGCTTTGAGTTCCTTGCCTCTCCTTCCAATTTTGAGGCTATGGTGGCAAGTGATGGTTATGAGCATCTCAAGAGCAGTTGCCCGTCCATTCTCAAGGAGTTGATTGCTAGATTCTTGCCCGCTGAGCTAAAAGCGGCAAAGGACATCATCGTGAAATTCTAA